The Phragmites australis chromosome 1, lpPhrAust1.1, whole genome shotgun sequence genomic interval CGGACCGCCTCCTCGAGGCCCTCTTCGTCGCCGGCAGTGCGCCCGCGCACAGAGCCCACCAGCACGCCTACAGGACCGCGCGCGCCgtcgcccaggaggaggccgccATGCGCCGCCACTTCCAAGACCTCCGCGCCCTCGGCAGGTACCCCCACCCGGACACCCCCAGCATCTCGATCCGGGAGGTTCTTGATAGTTCTCTTGGATTCCTAGAAAGAATCTGCATGGCGTTTTACTCATTGCAGCATTCTATAGTGGTAAATATCAATTTTTCCTGGAAAACAACCCTTACCCTTCTTCTGTTATCAGTGAGATACTCAAATTAACACCTATTATGTTGTCTAACTGATGTTCAGGAAATTGATAACTGTGGTCTAGGATTGCTCTCTGCGTTTGTATCGAAACTCTAGTGTTTAGTGCTTAGGTCAGTCGCCCTGCACACCAAAAATGTCGAATTAGTTTTGTTAAGTAATGCTTACTTTAGTACCTAGTGTCATGTTGGACTTGGAACTGCTCTGCGGCTGTTCTTGGTTTTGGAGCTTATGTTGGTTTCTAGATTGTCTTGCTTAGGCTTTGGTGGTACTTTGAAGATAGGACATCTAATTTAGTTTGATTTAGTTCTTTTCTGATAGTTTTAATCTTATGGTTAGCTGTTTGTCCGTAGTTTGGACTTGTTGGAGAAGCACTTTTGCAAAATATATTTTGTGGAGACGGGTGGCCTTCCTCTATTTTATTCGGACCATTTGGCATTTCTGGCACACATATTAGATTCTTTCTCTAGTACAACATTGTAACCTCTGTGGAACTGTTGTAACTAGAATTAGCACGGATAAGACTTCAGTtttgagaaggaaaaaaagtgGACTTACTGGTTATATCTGAACCATATTGAATTAAGTTGGCACAATATTTGAAAGGCATGTGAAGAGCCTTGGTTTCAGTTGTCTTCTTTTGCAATTATTCTCCTATTAAACTGATTTAAGGAACTTCTATGCTTAAGGGCATCATTTTCACTTTTTGGTCCATGGACTAACTGTAGTTTTGTGGTGTTTATCATTCTTTCACTTTTAATGAGTCATTGGTGACACAATTCTATTGGTAGGTTCAATGCGTTTgtactaaaattttattttccttttttaaaattttaatacaaAATGGCACTATTTCATCAATAGTGATCCGGCTAATCATTTGAATCTGGAAAGGTCCAGTTGTTTAACTATGGCCTAACAAGTATCTTGTAGTCTTTTAGCCATTCTTTTTCATCTGTGAATAATTCCTTTTTTTGCTGTTAGAAAGGCAATTAGAGCAGTCTGGAGTTCTTAATGGAGCCCTTAAAGCTCGAGGCAATTCATGGGGCTTGCACATGCCACTTGTTTGTCCAGACGGTGCTGTTGTAGCTTATGCTTGGAAGCGTCAACTGGCAGGCCAGGCTGGTGCATCTGCTGTTGATAGAACTAGGTAAAATTCATTACCTactatcttttgttgtcttgtttAGCTACTGCTGCAACGTGGCGTGCTTCTTTTCTCTATTTATGATTTGCTGTTGACTTGTGACATTTTCACCAGCCTGCATTAACGGAATGCAGTTTATAATGTTTATTCCACAGTGGTTCTCCCTATAATAATATGCTTCTTTGTGGCAGCTGAATTTGTGCAATCATTGTTCAATTCTGAATATTGCTATGACTTACAATTGGTGCATTGCATAGGTGTTGCCATGGCTCTTATTTGATGAGTTAATCAATGGGAAGTTTATTCCCCCTTTTCCCACTTGTGTTTTTATTTGGAAAAAGCCCCGCATTTGCAAGAAGAATTTGTCTACTATATCCTTCTAACGCAATAATTTTCGTCGTTTCAGTGTTTGGATTGTTTCTACCAAGTTTTTAGTAGTATTGTGTGCTGAACAAAAAATGTTTGTTTTTCCAGTGCGCCTGTATTGTTCTGCATAGAATGGCATTGGAAATGTCGTGATTGTATTATTCATGAGCATGCTTAGATGCAAGTACCGTACATGGTGCTTGCAATCATCCACCAGCCTCTATGGGAAGAGGCCAAGAGTTTAGCACAAATTTCTCCCCCGCCCCTCCTGTTTTGTTTAGTAAACTAAAACATCTAAAAATTACTCACCATGTGTGGTACTGTGATTGTTCCATTTTGTGATAAGGAAAAGGTTCAATCTACGTCTCTCAACTATCCCTTTAATTTCAACCTAAACTCGAATACCTGTTTAAATTCCATCATGGTCTCCAGTCATCGCTGCTGGTTGAGGATGACTAGTGGTGGTATTTGTGGTGATTTTTGGATGTCACCCAATCATCGCTTACTGCTTTAAAGACTTTGCAGGAAACTGGGGAAAAGAGTGTTGGGGAAATGCCCCAGCCCACAAGCATTACCAGGAAGTCACCGGCTGGGGCCACTCCGGAGCCCTAAAGCTCCGGGCTCCCCACCAGGATTACAACCTCCGGAGGCCATAAGGGCTCGTTAGGCCGCTCCTTCTCTAGGTAGGGGAGACAATTAGCCTCTGGAGGAAATATCAGCAAAGAAATGACACCCTTGTAGTCATCTGACACAAAGTGATCGGCaattaatgccagtgcaagtggagaCTATCCTGACACCTAGGACAGTGCGGCGTCGTGCCGTAATTGACGATCGGCTTAGCATCGCATCCTTACAGTTGCTTGCACCACTGTATTTGctataatagataatatcttctaggtaggggtaaaagtatttttaccaGGGCTCAGGCTATGTAAGTTCGACCGATCCTGGGCTCTAAAGTATGGTGGTAACTTGTACTGTTATTTCTGTAGGGGCATACTTGTACGTTTATACCTtgaatgacactataaatacagacccctGGATACTAAACCAGGAGAGGAATTTTTTGACGATCAATACACaaggtgttccttcctctccactttaTTCGGGGAATCGCTATACATTTCGATCCGAGAAAAAACACTAAGTGGTTCCAAGGATACATTATATTACTAAAAACTTGCACATCCAAAGAACACTTACAAAGAGGAGCACCGACATATAGGAAACAAATCATGAGAGAGCAAACcagagggagaaagagtacaaggtgaaaAAAGAAAACTCCGGAGCCCTAATAGCGGCCGCGCATGAAGCGGCGTATGCGCTTCATTTGATGCCTACCGTTGCGGAGGCTGATGTAGTAGCCAGCCCCAAGCTGCCGGAAGACGAGGACAATGATAACTCCTTCACAtctctctttccctcctccttggcctaTTTTTCTGTCTAGGCCGTCCCTTTCTTCGTTTCCGCCTTTTCCTCCTCATCAATCTCCTTCATCAAGAGATCCTAGTTGACCTCCCTTTCATTgccggagatgtcgatgatctcgacgggaGCGACCGCTCGGATTGGAGGTTGAGTCGGAGCAACAGGAGGCAGCCCCTCTGTAAGGATGGAAGCACGATTATTGTCGGTTCCAATCTTGCAAGCACTGGCTCTAGCCTTGCAAGCATGCTCGCGAAATCGCTTGCCTCTGGAGGCGCAGCGGCAGGCGGATCTAAGGCAGGCGTCGGAGGTGACAAACCAGTTGAGACCATCGTCATTTCtgacgatgaggaggaagaaggcgccATGCTCAAGCCAAAGAGAAGCGCTCCCTCACACATTAGTGAGGGATCAGCTGGGTGAGGAACCCCAGCTTTTATAGCCGAATTGATTAGTCACACATGTCCGGGGAAGAAAACAGAACAACCGCGGGTGTCGCTTCGCGGCACTTCCCATTGCACCCCTAGGGGCTCGTGGCTACATCCTGGTCGATCCCCGTACGTGCggtaacaccctagttttttgCGTAAATGTCTTGTTGCATTTATGGTTCGGGCCTCCTTTCGGCGCGTGCAAGGGCCGCGGGCACGAAACCTACACATCACCCGGTCAGCTACACCACTGTCACTTCACGTCCTCAAATACTTGGGCCAAGAAAACGAGGAGAATACCATGCTTCCACACGCAATCTTCACTACGACGATTCAAGTGGCGAAAGAACTCACTATTAGGGGGGTTGAAGGGCTCACTCCGGCCCTCATATGGGCTCCAGAGCGCGTGTCTCCGTCACAACCTCGATGGCCATTGGTTCTAGCGATGGCCAGGCCTCCGGCCTCCACATAAACTCTGGAACCCAGGGGAAACCAAGTAATTCCCTCCAGATAACTTTGTCTCCGTCGGAGTCTTGCCACCATCACTCGCGGTCACTATGGAGAGACTCCTCGATGGTGAGGGGTTGTTCAGGAGATCTTGACTATGAGGTTGGATTGGAGCTAATTCGTTCTAAACATTTGCTCACCCCTCCGAACCTCGGGGTCAATAGatgaggggtactgttggggaaaaTGCCCTAGCTCATAAGCATTACCAGGAAGTCATTGGCTGGGGTTACTACGGAGCCCTAAGGCTCCGAGTTCCCCATCAGGATTACAACCTCCGAAGGCCGTAAGGGCTCATCAGGCCGCTCCTTCTCCAGGTAGAGGAGATAGCTAGCCTTCGGAGGAAATATCAGCAAAGAAAAGACATCCATGCAGTCATCTGACACGAAGTGATCGGCagttaatgccagtgcaagtggaggctatcctgacacccggGATAGTACGACGTCGTGCCGCAATTGACGACCGGCTCAGCATTGTATTCTTACGATTGTATGCACCACTGTATTTGCCATAATAGATAATTCTTCTAGGTAagggtaaaagtattttttaccAGGGCTTGGGCTGTGTAAGTTCGACCAGTCCTGAGCCCTGCGGTATGGCGGTAACTGGTACCGTTATTTCTGTAGGGGCATACTTGTACGTTTATACCCcgaatgacactataaatacagacccctGCCACCAGACCAGGAGAGGAATTTTTTGACGATCAATACACAAggtgtttcttcctctccacttcttctccaagcttaagcCATCCGTGTGAGTGTTCTCACCGTACTTGTTCATGGAAGACATTCTCTTCCAACAACAAAGAGTTTCTACTCTTGCATTATTCATGCGTTATAATGTTTGGATTGTTGATTTTGGATTCATGCTCATCCAATGCTTTTTTCAGGTTAGCTCTCAAGGCCTTCACTGACCAGAAAAGAAGATTCTTTCCTCATCTAGAAGATGAAGCGCTTAGCCATCTCCATGATGATGAACCTGGTGTCGCCAAAAAACCTAGGTTTTCTGCCAGCAATGCAGAGCTAGAGGAAAAAACTTTATCTGAAATActgaaaaatctagaaaatgaAGTACCTAACATGAAAATATTCACATACCGGCATCTGGATTGGTCAAAAAGAGCTTCATCATTAGCATCTCTAATGGATGATGACTTTGTGGATCCATCTAAAGTGTTGAACCTGCAAAATATGGGCAAAATGAGATCTGGTGCTCTGTCAACTTCCATAGACCAGGTTGCAGTAATTGAGTTGCTGGTTCCTTCAATATTTAGAGCTATTGTGTCATTGCATCCTGCTGGATCTACTGATCCTGATGCCGTGGCATTCTTCTCCCCCACTGAGGTAAGGATATTTTCCAAAAGTTAACTCTGTCCAGCTCAATTATTAACTTTGCATAACCAGCCATGCATTGGTGTTGGCAGTATGTGTCTGATTATAAGTTGCCTATGTACCAAGATCACTTCATTGTTTTAGCAAGTTTTTATTAATACTCTTAATGGGCAAATTAAGTGACCAAGACATCCTTTTTGACACATGATGTAAATATTCTACTAGGGAGGAAGCTACCTTCACGCAAGAGGCCTGTCGGTGCATCATGTATTTAAGCATGTAAAGGCAAGTGCTTCTatgttctttttatttattttttctgatAAGAGGCACTACAAGCGAAAGATGGGTGTAGTTAATTGAATATGTTGATTATGCAGGAGCATGCTGACAAGGCGTTACAGTACTTTATCAGTGTGGAACCCAGTAAAGCACTATCTCTATTATTGGTaagttgcaaacttgcaataATTATTAGTCCCTTGGATACCGTCGTATTAGTAATccagtcattgagattttatttttatGGGGATAGTCATTGCCAAAAAACTGATTGACACTATCCCTAGTTCCTAGGCTTTCGTTGTTTCTTCATTTTGGACATTTTCTGTTACTAAAAACATGTTATTTTCTGCAGCGTTGGATCGCCAGCTATCAGACTCTATTTACAAAGGTTTGCAGGTAATGCCCCTAGATGTTTAACTTGATGCACATAGTATTGTTAGTGTTTCTGCCCTGCGAATAAGTAATGCTTGGATCACTTTGTATGCAGCAAATGCCGACGACTTCTGCTGATGGACAAGTCCCTGGCTTTGCTTTTACCTCCTGTCCACCGCCCCTATCACCAGACTTCAAATGTTGGTTCAGATCTTCAGGAGGCCTATCATATTGGATGCTCTTCCTATGATGGCTAATGCTTCTAACGATACTCGAGACTCTTTAGATGGCATACGATGCTTTTGACGTTGTCACCTGACAACGTACATGTACAACAATCTTTCTGTGTAGAACAGTGGTTTTTGGAAATGCATGTAGCACAGTTGTTAATTTATGAACAAAAGGCTTGGTAATTGATTAGGTACTTGGGTTGGATTTTCTTTATTAGCAAGCATTCTGGGATCAGGTGTTACAGAACTTAAATAGTTATGTTAAGTTTTTTTATGTATGTGTACCTTGATTACTTGAAGTGTTATCAGCATCAGTGCTGCACGGTGAATTGCaattttaattgaaaataaCATTAATGCTTACATTGCTATTGTACCTCGATTGAGCTATGCTTTCCTCTGCATGCCAACTGTTCATAGAGATTAAACTTGTGTTTGTCCAACTTTACTTGCGAATTCGGTGCAACAATAAAACAGAATCGACATTTCAAACGATGTGTTGGAGTATAGGTAGTTCTTTTAGCACTCACTGCAGAGTTATCAGTTACAATGCCAACTGTTTACAGTTTAAACCAATAATACTAGGAGAGGCAAACCAGGGGGTCTATTCCTGACTGGAACCTAAATATACACAACCACTTTGTCAAGTATTtacaatacatatacatctcgaAGGAGTTCGCATGAAAGCTCTGCAAGTTCCACTAAGTTAGTGGCTATACAAGCTCTCTGCTGATCTTTTCACATACCGCAAAAACTCTACTAACATGTACATATTACAGTACCAAAACTATAAGATAGACTGCAGGCATGGAGTTAAGAGCTCTCCTGGAACGATTGCGAACGCGATAGCGCTGCCGGATTCGCCTGTAAAACCTGAGCACCGTCTGATGTCTGGCCTTTGCTCTCAACCTTGGATCGGAAAGGCTTGAATGTGCCAGGGTCCCCAGGTTTGATGCCAAGGGTGGTCCATATTGAACTCTTTGCAGCCTCATCAGGATCATCGATCCTGAGCGTCTTGGGAACCCACAATgatttctccttctcctctttcaGCGGATTAGAATCCCTGGAATGTTTCCCCAGAGTAGGAGATCCATTGCCTGAACAGCTGCTGTTGCTTGACGATGATGGTGACACGCAACCGTTAGGTCTGACCCACGGTATGTTCCACGTCGTGGCTGGCCATCCAGAGAAGCAACCCCAAAGTGCAGGTGGCACGAGAGGGTAGGGAAATGCTGGCCCAGGAAATCTTGAGGGCGGCATCATGGGAGAGTTCATCCATGGAGCTGAACTTGTACTGCTGCCCTCTGAAGGTGAAACAGATTCGGGCATACTACCTGGCACCATTACAGGGAGATTGTTCCATCCTACACTCCAAGGGTACATGAAAGGGGCTCCAAGGTAATACTGGGGCACTGGGGTAACTCCATTACAATAAACCGGTGCTCCATTCTTATCAACGTGAACTGCGTTTTCAGGCAGACCATTGTATAATGTGACAGAAGATGCACAAGGGTTATCTTCCCTGTTTTCACCTCTTGGTGCTGATCCAGCGTTGGTTACATTCTGCTCATCAATGTTCAGTGCTGACACCATCGATTCACAAAGTGGAACCTCAGGCCCAAATTTGAGAGCTGTTTCATTTCTACTGGTTGGCTGTATCAGAGCAGAAGGTGAATGTACAAGAGCTTCGGGGAGTACAGTGCACTTAGAGATGTCCACTCTAGACCCCATCATACAATCAGGGGCCATCAGCAATTGACGGTAGTGCAATGATGAGTTCTTACTTTTGCGCCTCCCGGCACCAACAGGAACATTCCTCATAGTCCCCCCTGCAGTCCAGTACCTTTGGCAATTCTTACAGAAGTGCCTAGGTTGATTAACATTGTAGTTGTTGTAATAGCAGAACTTTGTATCCATACTGTTGCACCGAGGACAAGGTAGAATCTTATCTGGTTTCTTAAGTGCCTTGTCCTGGCCTGATTCGTCATTTGCTGTCTTCTCATTCTCCCCCTTTGGGTCTGACGCTGCTTTATCTTCAGGACTGTTCATCTGGCCTTGATCTTCTTTCTTATGGTCTAAAGTAGATGAACTGTCTGGTTCTACATTTTCCGGCATTTGTGGCGGATCAACTTTCATTTCCTCATCTTCTTTCTCTTGAGGCACATCACCcttcatttcattttcttttttctcttctggTGCATCAACTTTCATTTCATTATCCTTTTCCTCTTGTGGCGCATCAACCTTCATTTCActatcttctttctcttcttttccgcCATTGTGTTGATCCTAG includes:
- the LOC133909432 gene encoding cyclic dof factor 2-like isoform X1, which gives rise to MSDQKDLGIKLFGRAIPVAPEPSLWNTEAEEPPRHDQPPEELQPPAPEEEATAEDQHNGGKEEKEDSEMKVDAPQEEKDNEMKVDAPEEKKENEMKGDVPQEKEDEEMKVDPPQMPENVEPDSSSTLDHKKEDQGQMNSPEDKAASDPKGENEKTANDESGQDKALKKPDKILPCPRCNSMDTKFCYYNNYNVNQPRHFCKNCQRYWTAGGTMRNVPVGAGRRKSKNSSLHYRQLLMAPDCMMGSRVDISKCTVLPEALVHSPSALIQPTSRNETALKFGPEVPLCESMVSALNIDEQNVTNAGSAPRGENREDNPCASSVTLYNGLPENAVHVDKNGAPVYCNGVTPVPQYYLGAPFMYPWSVGWNNLPVMVPGSMPESVSPSEGSSTSSAPWMNSPMMPPSRFPGPAFPYPLVPPALWGCFSGWPATTWNIPWVRPNGCVSPSSSSNSSCSGNGSPTLGKHSRDSNPLKEEKEKSLWVPKTLRIDDPDEAAKSSIWTTLGIKPGDPGTFKPFRSKVESKGQTSDGAQVLQANPAALSRSQSFQESS
- the LOC133909445 gene encoding mediator of RNA polymerase II transcription subunit 27-like; protein product: MQQAQAQSAAAVAVAPSASAVEPAAAHPHDPTGGDAPPKQVAQAMERLGRAVRLIADIRLGADRLLEALFVAGSAPAHRAHQHAYRTARAVAQEEAAMRRHFQDLRALGRQLEQSGVLNGALKARGNSWGLHMPLVCPDGAVVAYAWKRQLAGQAGASAVDRTRLALKAFTDQKRRFFPHLEDEALSHLHDDEPGVAKKPRFSASNAELEEKTLSEILKNLENEVPNMKIFTYRHLDWSKRASSLASLMDDDFVDPSKVLNLQNMGKMRSGALSTSIDQVAVIELLVPSIFRAIVSLHPAGSTDPDAVAFFSPTEGGSYLHARGLSVHHVFKHVKEHADKALQYFISVEPSKALSLLLRWIASYQTLFTKVCSKCRRLLLMDKSLALLLPPVHRPYHQTSNVGSDLQEAYHIGCSSYDG
- the LOC133909432 gene encoding cyclic dof factor 2-like isoform X2 → MDQHNGGKEEKEDSEMKVDAPQEEKDNEMKVDAPEEKKENEMKGDVPQEKEDEEMKVDPPQMPENVEPDSSSTLDHKKEDQGQMNSPEDKAASDPKGENEKTANDESGQDKALKKPDKILPCPRCNSMDTKFCYYNNYNVNQPRHFCKNCQRYWTAGGTMRNVPVGAGRRKSKNSSLHYRQLLMAPDCMMGSRVDISKCTVLPEALVHSPSALIQPTSRNETALKFGPEVPLCESMVSALNIDEQNVTNAGSAPRGENREDNPCASSVTLYNGLPENAVHVDKNGAPVYCNGVTPVPQYYLGAPFMYPWSVGWNNLPVMVPGSMPESVSPSEGSSTSSAPWMNSPMMPPSRFPGPAFPYPLVPPALWGCFSGWPATTWNIPWVRPNGCVSPSSSSNSSCSGNGSPTLGKHSRDSNPLKEEKEKSLWVPKTLRIDDPDEAAKSSIWTTLGIKPGDPGTFKPFRSKVESKGQTSDGAQVLQANPAALSRSQSFQESS